The DNA sequence CGCACAATAGCCTCAGCGGGTTTTCGGGGCCTAGGCAACGGCGACTCATCAGGATAACCCACAGGAATCAAAGCAACAGGACGCATATCCGAGGGCGCATGGATTACTCTGCGGACATCATCCTCCCGGAAAGCGCCAATCCAGCATGTCCCCAGCCCCAGCGAAACCGCCGTTAAAAGAATATTCTCGATGGCTGCCGCAGTATCCTGATAGCAGTAAAGAGTTAAACCGCGTTCACCATAGTTTCCGGCAGCATCCTTGAGATCCACGCAGACCACAATCACAGCTGAGGCATCCTCGAGGCATTTTTGGCCAAAAGCCGCCACAGAGAGCCCATGCTTAATCTCCGCATTAACACAAACAACAAAGCGCCAGGGTTGACCGTTGCCGGCTGAGGGAGCATGCCGTGCAGCTTCAATAAGCCGCCCCATGGCATCAGCAGGTAACTCCCGATTTTTGTAGGCACGGATGCTTCGCCGATTCATAATTGCCTCTTCTAACTCCATAAAGTATCCTCTAGTAATGATTTGTTTGAGGAGCTAAAAACCGTTTGTTTCAACCGCTAAGAGCAAGCGGAAGAGACATAAGTTTCTGTGGCTGATTTGTGTGTTGGATGATGAGCACTAGAGCAGAGCGAAAGCGATGAATAGGCTCGACGGGCGAACTGACATAGACATAAGCGGAAAACTTATCAATGCAGTAGCTGTGAAAAAAGCATCAAACCCAGAAAACGATGCAGCGTAATCGAGGTGAAACAAGTATGGTTGAAATGAAAGTCAATGCTTCCGAACTTAAAGCCGACGAAAATAAACTGGTGGAGAAACTCGCTGATTTCCTTAAGGAGAAAACAGGCGGAGAAGTCGCCACCGAAGGCAAAACCGTCACGGTTAAAGGTGAAGGTGAAGCGCTCAGCAAAAAATATGTGCGGATAGTGGTTAAAAAGTTCCTGCATAAGCATGAGTTATCGGACACCTTCAAGGTCATCGGCGAAGAGGAAGCCCTGAAAATTAAGGAACGTAAAATCGATGAGGAAGATTAATCCCTTCTTCTTTAAATTTTAGACCAATCATATTTTCTGCAGTATTAGCAATGGTTTTTTGCTGTCTAATCATTGAACGGGCTGTTCGTAAGCGTAGCATTAAATCAAAACAGCCCCTAATGGTAACTGTAAACAAAGCAACAGAGGTTTAAGGTTTGAGCCATAGAAACTGGACCGTTGGAGGCATCGTTCTAATAGTCGCTTTAATAGCAGTGATGCTTTTCGCCTCCGTCTACACCGCCCTGCAAGCAATCAACCCTCTGGCTGCCCTAACCGCCGCATTAGTCGCGCTAATCGGCATAGTCTGGTTCAAAAAAACAGCCAGCTAAAAGCGCCTCAGCTAAATAGCCAAAGACACGATTGTTAGGGCGCTTGCTCAACCAACCAAAGTTAGCTAATTTTTTATTTGCCGAACTAAACTATCGATGGACACGGTACTCTGCGTTCGACCCGCCAAATCCTTAAGCACCACCGCGCCCTCACCCAGCTCACGCTCCCCCACGATGACAGCAAAATCAACCCCGCGTTTATCCGCGTCCTCCAACGCCTTACCCATCCTGCGCCCCATAACCTCGAAGTCCACCGGGATGCCTTCCGCGCGGAGCTGCTGAGCGATTTTAAGCGCCGCCGCCTTGAGGTTCTCATTGATTGTAACCACCGCAACGGTTTTCTGGGCTTTAACGCTGGATCGGGCACCCTGGGTTTGAAGCGCAATAGCTACTCGGTCTATGCCATGTGCGCAGCCAACTGCCGGTGTGGATTCGCCGCCGAAAACCTCGATAAGCCGATCATATCGTCCACCCCCGCCTAAAGCGATCTCCAACTCGGGAATGTAGACTTCAAAGATCATACCCGTGTAGTATTCGAGTCCACGGGCAAACGCAGGCTCCACCGTAACATGGAGATCAGCGCTAGCGGTGATGAACTCGAGGATTTCTTGCAGGTTCTGTGCCGCGGCTTGGGCGCTGGGGTAATCGGCAACGTAGGCTTTGATTTTCTCCACGGTTTCCCGCCAGTCCTTGCCCGCCAACTCTATGAGCCCCGCCAGCATCCTGCGGCACTGCGCAGACTCCACAAGCTCAAGGGCTTTATCGTATTCTTTTTTGTCCATGCGCTGAAACACGGCGTTCTGGGTTCTCTCGTCTACGCCATCTTGGCTAAGGATGCCCCGGATAACGCCGATGTGCCCCACCTTAAAGGCGTAGCCCGAAAGCCCAAGCGACGCCATAAGCGTGTTGGTAAGCAGCACGATTTCCGCGTCCGCCTCTGGTTTGGCTGAGCCCATCAACTCAAAGTTGGATTGCCAGAATTCGCGGTAGCGTCCACGCTGTGGCTCATCATAGCGGTAAACGGTGCCCACAGAGAAGAGACGAAGCGGCTTAGGGTCGTTTCTAAGCGATGTCGTAACTAACCGTGCGATTGAGGCAGTGAATTCCGGGCGTAGCGCCACCTGACGCTCACCGAGATCTTTGAAGATGAACATGCGCTGGCGGATTTCCTCGCCGCTTTTTGCGCTTAGCAGCTCCAGCGGCTCCACATGTGGAGTGATGAC is a window from the Candidatus Bathyarchaeota archaeon genome containing:
- a CDS encoding nitroreductase family protein; amino-acid sequence: MELEEAIMNRRSIRAYKNRELPADAMGRLIEAARHAPSAGNGQPWRFVVCVNAEIKHGLSVAAFGQKCLEDASAVIVVCVDLKDAAGNYGERGLTLYCYQDTAAAIENILLTAVSLGLGTCWIGAFREDDVRRVIHAPSDMRPVALIPVGYPDESPLPRPRKPAEAIVRYERF
- a CDS encoding 60S ribosomal protein L22, whose translation is MVEMKVNASELKADENKLVEKLADFLKEKTGGEVATEGKTVTVKGEGEALSKKYVRIVVKKFLHKHELSDTFKVIGEEEALKIKERKIDEED
- the hisS gene encoding histidine--tRNA ligase, coding for MPAFQPVRGMRDLIGEEAQTFAAIIANARQTAGLYGFREVITPHVEPLELLSAKSGEEIRQRMFIFKDLGERQVALRPEFTASIARLVTTSLRNDPKPLRLFSVGTVYRYDEPQRGRYREFWQSNFELMGSAKPEADAEIVLLTNTLMASLGLSGYAFKVGHIGVIRGILSQDGVDERTQNAVFQRMDKKEYDKALELVESAQCRRMLAGLIELAGKDWRETVEKIKAYVADYPSAQAAAQNLQEILEFITASADLHVTVEPAFARGLEYYTGMIFEVYIPELEIALGGGGRYDRLIEVFGGESTPAVGCAHGIDRVAIALQTQGARSSVKAQKTVAVVTINENLKAAALKIAQQLRAEGIPVDFEVMGRRMGKALEDADKRGVDFAVIVGERELGEGAVVLKDLAGRTQSTVSIDSLVRQIKN